CCACCCCAGCGACGTCACGCTGATCTCACCGGTGTTCCACCACGGGGAGATCATCGCCTTCGTCGGCAACACCGCCCACAAGCCGGACATCGGCGGCAAGGTCCCGGGCACCAACGCCGGCGACGCCACCGAGGTGTTCCAGGAAGGGCTGCTGATACCGCCCCTGAAACTCTACGAGGCCGGGGTTCTCAATGACGCCGTCAAGCAGCTCATCTGCGCCAACACCCGCACGCCGGAGGTCACCTGGGGCGACATCCGCGCGCAGGTGACCGCCAACCTCCACGGCATCGACCGGCTGACGGCGCTGGCGGACCG
This genomic stretch from Deltaproteobacteria bacterium harbors:
- a CDS encoding hydantoinase B/oxoprolinase family protein, with the translated sequence MDAIKLEVIYNATNQIAYELTQKLMRNGYSSIVKESQDLALSICDRQGRNVGQYSPNPVGLGVVGSQLQGILQDFAGAIGEGDTFILNHPYRYCQNHPSDVTLISPVFHHGEIIAFVGNTAHKPDIGGKVPGTNAGDATEVFQEGLLIPPLKLYEAGVLNDAVKQLICANTRTPEVTWGDIRAQVTANLHGIDRLTALADR